Proteins from a genomic interval of Staphylococcus debuckii:
- a CDS encoding YjzD family protein: protein MRYIMVLFWSVLLLEMVNFVLNSLAGGGKLNFIIPIVFAVIFTIVVAILDALMKPVKDSTPVEDSKQ from the coding sequence ATGAGATACATTATGGTACTATTCTGGTCAGTATTGCTGCTTGAAATGGTGAACTTTGTATTAAACAGTTTAGCAGGCGGCGGTAAATTGAATTTTATTATCCCAATCGTATTTGCAGTCATCTTCACAATTGTAGTCGCAATTTTAGATGCACTCATGAAACCAGTTAAAGATTCAACTCCTGTTGAAGACAGCAAACAGTGA
- a CDS encoding beta-ketoacyl-ACP synthase III, translating to MDVGIKGFGTYVPEKVVDNAYFESFLETSDEWISKMTGIKERRWAGEDQETSDLAYEASVKAIKDAGIQPEDIDMVIVATSTGDFPFPTVANMLQERLGLGKVATMDQLAACSGFMYSLITAKQYVLSGDYQNILVVGVDKLSKITNMTDRSTAILFGDGAGAAVIGEVSEGRGIISYEMGSDGSGGKYLYLNPENGKIFMNGREVFKFAVRIMGEASRNVVDKAGMTADDVDMFIPHQANIRIMESARERLGIPKEKMSVSVNKYGNTSAASIPLSIGQELENGRIKDDDVLVLVGFGGGLTWGAITLRWGK from the coding sequence ATGGACGTGGGTATTAAAGGTTTCGGAACTTATGTTCCGGAAAAGGTAGTTGACAATGCCTATTTTGAAAGTTTTTTAGAAACATCAGATGAATGGATTTCTAAAATGACAGGAATTAAAGAACGCAGATGGGCAGGAGAAGATCAAGAAACATCAGATCTTGCATATGAAGCGAGCGTTAAAGCAATTAAAGATGCAGGTATTCAACCTGAAGATATAGATATGGTTATCGTGGCAACTTCAACTGGAGATTTTCCATTTCCAACTGTAGCTAATATGCTTCAAGAGCGACTTGGATTAGGTAAAGTAGCGACAATGGATCAACTTGCAGCTTGTTCAGGCTTTATGTATTCATTAATTACTGCTAAACAATATGTATTATCAGGCGATTATCAAAATATATTAGTAGTCGGTGTAGATAAATTATCTAAAATCACAAATATGACGGACCGCTCTACTGCTATTCTTTTCGGAGACGGCGCAGGTGCTGCTGTAATAGGTGAAGTGTCAGAAGGACGCGGAATTATCAGTTACGAAATGGGCTCTGACGGCAGTGGCGGTAAATATTTATATCTTAATCCGGAAAATGGTAAAATCTTCATGAATGGGCGTGAAGTCTTTAAATTTGCAGTACGTATTATGGGAGAAGCTTCACGTAATGTAGTTGATAAAGCAGGTATGACTGCAGATGACGTAGATATGTTTATTCCACATCAAGCGAATATCAGAATTATGGAATCAGCTCGAGAACGTTTAGGAATCCCTAAAGAAAAAATGAGCGTTTCAGTAAATAAATACGGCAATACTTCAGCGGCTTCTATTCCGTTAAGTATCGGCCAAGAACTTGAAAACGGCAGAATTAAAGATGATGATGTCTTAGTTCTTGTTGGATTCGGCGGCGGCCTGACTTGGGGCGCAATTACACTAAGATGGGGAAAATAG